The Tripterygium wilfordii isolate XIE 37 chromosome 17, ASM1340144v1, whole genome shotgun sequence genome has a window encoding:
- the LOC119982236 gene encoding cx9C motif-containing protein 4, with amino-acid sequence MAQQSKEPCKKEACDIQACLTKNNFLSHKCLQVIEKLQSCCEKCNYNSTHCASVSALLKQKPK; translated from the exons ATGGCACAACAGAGCAAGGAACCGTGCAAGAAAGAAGCCTGTGACATTCAAGCGTGTCTCACCAAGAACAACTTCCTCTCTCACAA GTGCCTTCAAGTCATTGAGAAGCTGCAATCTTGCTGCGAGAAGTGCAATTACAACTCAACACATTGTGCTTCTGTTTCTGCCCTTCTGAAGCAAAAGCCGAAATAA
- the LOC119981890 gene encoding protein MAINTENANCE OF MERISTEMS-like, with product MQMYVVRAYILYVIGSIFVTNTSLSVTFDFLPLLKNLDEVNDYAWGAAVLANLHNGLRKVNVRLAVDLTGAPDLKISMTLFLMSGWINLYIGKLFKNKKKAAKTVSFNIRAQSLLAEDGIPFPKIFVLFCRLFGGLTSQGASHRHGLAPKQFGIEEAQLVGGLLQIHSRKGRLNPERSWAAVYELVPFVTPWEYRFNNMIEDIGGLVDTVFVFSGLEKCSIPRIWKEGGIYRRMKINLGNCVDRSMGRIVGGKIVHEVALSRASAITILAPLHDRQHNKDALKPSSCLLGKDCYEQEK from the exons ATGCAGATGTATGTTGTTAGAGCATACATTTTGTATGTAATTGGTTCAATTTTTGTAACTAATACGAGCCTTTCAGTAACCTTTGATTTCCTCCCCCTTCTGAAAAACTTGGATGAGGTAAATGACTATGCATGGGGGGCTGCTGTATTAGCAAATCTACATAATGGTTTGAGGAAAGTAAATGTGAGACTTGCTGTTGACCTCACTGGGGCACC TGACTTAAAAATTTCAATGACACTTTTTCTAATGAGTGGGTGGATAAATTTGTAcataggcaaacttttcaagaacaagaagaaagctGCAAAAACTGTGTCATTCAACATTCGAGCTCAAAGTCTTCTTGCTGAAGAT GGTATCCCATTTcccaaaatttttgttttgttttgtagatTATTTGGCGGCCTTACGAG TCAAGGTGCCAGTCATCGACATGGGTTGGCTCCCAAACAATTTGGGATTGAAGAGGCTCAGCTGGTTGGGGGCTTACTGCAGATCCATTCAAGGAAAGGACGCTTAAATCCAGAAAGAAGTTGGGCAGCGGTTTATGAACTTGTACCTTTTGTAACTCCTTGGGAATATAGGTTTAACAATATGATCGAAGACATTGGAG GGTTGGTAGATACTGTTTTCGTATTCTCTGGGTTGGAAAAATGCTCGATCCCCCGCATATGGAAAGAAGGGGGCATTTATAGAAGAATGAAGAtcaacctcgggaatt GTGTTGATAGGAGTATGGGTAGAATTGTAGGCG GAAAAATAGTTCATGAAGTGGCGCTCTCACGTGCAAGCGCCATTACTATATTGGCGCCTCTACACGACCGCCAACACAATAAAGATGCCTTGAAACCTAGTTCTTGTTTGTTAGGGAAGGATTGCTATGAACAGGAAAAGTAG
- the LOC119981888 gene encoding secreted RxLR effector protein 161-like, translating to MSKIPYAPAIGSIMYAMVCTRPDVSYALSVTSRYQGNPDECHWMTVKTILKYLRRTKDMFLVYGGEEELRVKGYTDASFQSDKDNFRSQSRYVFCLNGGAVSWKSSKQETVADSTTKSEYIAAFDAAKEAVWIKKFIAELEVVPSIADPIELYCDNNGAIAQAKEPRSHQRSKHILRRFHLIREIINRGDVKICRVSTNENIADPLTKPLTQQKHDQHNNSLGIRYMSD from the coding sequence ATGAGTAAGATACCCTATGCGCCAGCTATAGGGTCTATCATGTATGCCATGGTATGTACACGTCCTGATGTCTCGTATGCACTTAGTGTAACGAGTAGGTACCAAGGAAATCCTGATGAATGTCACTGGATGACCGTTAAGACAATTCTTAAGTACTTGAGAAGGACTAAGGATATGTTTTTGGTTTATGGAGGTGAGGAAGAGCTCAGGGTAAAGGGTTACACTGATGCCAGCTTCCAGTCCGACAAGGACAACTTCCGATCACAGTCAAGATATGTGTTTTGCCTAAATGGTGGTGCTGTGAGCTGGAAGAGTTCAAAACAAGAGACAGTAGCTGACTCTACAACAAAGTCTGAGTATATAGCAGCTTTCGATGCAGCAAAGGAGGCTGTTTGGATCAAAAAGTTCATAGCTGAACTAGAGGTTGTTCCTAGCATTGCGGATCCGATTGAGctatattgtgataataatgGAGCAATAGCACAGGCTAAGGAACCCCGATCTCACCAacgatccaaacatatacttcgGCGCTTCCATCTTATTCGAGAGATCATTAATCGAGGAGATGTGAAGATATGCAGAGTTTCCACAAACGAAAATATTGCCGACCCACTGACCAAGCCTCTGACACAGCAGAAGCATGATCAACACAACAATTCACTAGGTATTAGATACATGAGTGATTGA